A stretch of DNA from Spirosoma endbachense:
CGGCAACCTTATCTACTTATTGAGCCGCGGTTTTCTTGTACAGCTGTCGATATCGGCACTCATCGCTCTGCCCGTAACGTACCTGTTCTTCGAAAATGTCGTGCTCACAAATTTTCCTTATCATACACCCGTGCAAATCGTCGAGCTATTTGTTGGTTTGCTGGCGGTTCTACTGATCGCCTTTATTCTGATCGGATCACAGACGATGAAGGCAGCGAAGAGTAATCCGGCGGAAGTTCTGAAGAGCGAATAGGGGTTACGGATCACGATATCTGACGCAACGGGCGAGCCGATAGGTTGCGATAAGGTATTGGGCGCGGAGCCTGGTCACCTGACGAGTTGGGCTATTGTACGATGACCGCAGCAACTGGCGTTTTATGAGCTGGTATGTACCCATAGGCCATAGTGTGAACTGAATTCGCTATGTTTGCACAAATGATTTTTCGATGAACACGAAGAGTTGTCTTCCCCCACCAAGATTCTAAATTTTTAATGACGTCTTGAAGCTGAAGGCCTAAGAGCAACTTAGGCCGGGTATGTCATGCTTCAACATAACTGCATTACTAATTTTAAATCTTGCCCCAGGGCTCTTTGACAATTCAATGAAAAAATCATATCTGGTATTACACTTCGCTGTAATACTTGCTGGCTTTACCGGAGTATTTGGTAAGCTTATCTCCCTCAATGAAGGGCTTCTCGTCTGGTATCGGGTTTTCTTCTCTGCGGTTTGGCTGTTTCTGATTCTTAAACTATTCAAGGTAAGTACTACTATTGGTCGTAAGGAGAAATACGATATTGCTAAAATCGGGCTTTTCATCACGATTCACTGGGTGTTCTTTTATGCCAGCATTAAGTACGCCAATATCTCGATTGGGGTCGTCTGCTATTGTTTGACCAGCTTTTTTACGGCCGTATTTGGAGCCATCTTCACGAAAAAACTGGCAATCTCTGAATTGCTGCTGAGTCTGCTAACCTTAGCAGGAATTGGCCTGATCTTTCATTTTGATGCTTCCTATCAAGTAGGTATTGCGCTCGGGACGGTTTCATCAGCATTTGCCGCTCTTTATACCCTTTACAATGAACGGTTAGTGCAGCGGTTTGATAGTAAGCTCATCAACTACTATCAGATGATCGGTGGTACGATTGGGTTGGGCATTGTACTGCCTGCCTACTTCTACTTTTTTCCGGTTACCAACCTGATTCCGGATGTACAGGACACAGTCTATCTGGTGCTTTTATCGCTGTTTTGTACGGTTGGCTTATATGTTTTATTTGCAGAATCGTTAAAGCGAATCCCCGCCTTTACGGTCAATATGAGCTTTAATCTGGAGCCAATTTATGCCATCATTATGGCCTTTTTATTCTTTGGCGAAAGCAAAACAGTAAATGCTTCCTTTTATATAGGCTTACTGTTAGTTATGTCATCGGTTGTACTTCAGAGTATAATTTCACTTCGCAGAAAAGAATAACTTAATTCAGGGATCAATCAAAATGATTGATCCCTATTTCAGGTTAATCCGCGTATGGAGTTGTGCAACCGCTCGATTGCCCAACGCTACGAGCGGTTTTTGACAATAGACCAGGACT
This window harbors:
- a CDS encoding DMT family transporter; this translates as MKKSYLVLHFAVILAGFTGVFGKLISLNEGLLVWYRVFFSAVWLFLILKLFKVSTTIGRKEKYDIAKIGLFITIHWVFFYASIKYANISIGVVCYCLTSFFTAVFGAIFTKKLAISELLLSLLTLAGIGLIFHFDASYQVGIALGTVSSAFAALYTLYNERLVQRFDSKLINYYQMIGGTIGLGIVLPAYFYFFPVTNLIPDVQDTVYLVLLSLFCTVGLYVLFAESLKRIPAFTVNMSFNLEPIYAIIMAFLFFGESKTVNASFYIGLLLVMSSVVLQSIISLRRKE